The genomic stretch ACCAGGCAGTTTGTCGGATAGTAGCGCTGATAGTCCAAAGACTCTGTCTCCGGCCAGCCCATTGTTGAGAACGGCCATAGAGCTGAACTGAACCAAGTATCCAATACGTCATTATCCTGCTCCCAGTTTTCAATGTCTGCAGGCGGTTCGTGGTCAACGTGTACTTCTCCTGTTTCTTTATGGTACCAGGCAGGAATGCGGTGACCCCACCAAAGCTGTCTGGAGATGCACCAGTCATGGATATTTTCCATCCAGTGTAAATACGTTTTTTCAAAACGATCTGGCACAAAGTTTACTTTCTCTTCAGACTCTTGAAGCTTGACTGCTTCTTCAGCCAATGGCTTCATTTTTACGAACCATTGAGTTGAAAGATACGGTTCAACAACAGCGCCGCTTCGTTCTGAATGTCCAACAGAATGCATGTGGTCCTCAATCTTGAATAGGACGCCATCTTCCTGAAGGTCTTTCACGATCTGCTTGCGGCAGTCGAATCGGTCCATACCTTTATATTTGCCGGCAAGGTCGTTCATCGATCCGTCCTCATTCATGACAAGGATGCGTGCAAGGTTATGACGGTTTCCGATCTCGAAGTCATTAGGATCATGAGCCGGAGTGATTTTTACTGCCCCGGAACCAAATTCCATATCTACGTAGTCGTCGCCGACAATCGGGATCTCGCGTCCAGTGATCGGCAGAATGACTGTTTTGCCAATCAGGTGCTTGTAGCGATCATCTTCCGGGTGAACGGCTACAGCTGTATCCCCAAGCATCGTTTCCGGGCGGGTTGTTGCAATTTCGATATGTCCGGATCCGTCAGCAAGCGGATATCTCATATGGTAGAAAGCTCCTTGGACATCTTTATGGATAACTTCGATATCGGATAGAGCGGTCTTCGTTGCGGGATCCCAGTTGATGATATATTCGCCGCGGTAGATCAAGCCTTTTTTATAAAGCGTCACGAATACTTCCTGAACGGCTTTTGACAATCCTTCATCCAACGTGAAACGTTCACGGGAGTAGTCAAGCCCTAGGCCAAGTTTTCCCCATTGCTTTCTGATGAAGCCTGCATATTCCTCTTTCCATTTCCATGTTTCTTCCACGAATTTTTCGCGGCCCAAATCGTATCTTGTAGTCCCTTGACTTCTTAATTTCTCCTCAACCTTTGCCTGGGTTGCGATTCCCGCATGGTCCATTCCCGGAAGCCAAAGTACATCGTATCCCTGCATTCTCTTCATTCTCGTTAAGATATCTTGAAGGGTTGTATCCCATGCATGGCCGAGGTGAAGCTTTCCTGTTACGTTCGGAGGCGGGATGACGATTGTATACGGCTCCTTGTCCAAATCATTTTTCGCTTCAAAAAACTTGCCGTCCAGCCACCATTGATAGCGGCCTTTTTCAATGGACTGCGGATCGTATTTCGTCGGCATTGAAATTTCTCTTGTTTCCATTTGATTTTCCTCCTTTTTTGATAAAAAAACAAAAAACCCCTTTCGCCTAAAAGGACGAAAGGAGTTGTTTTCGCGGTGCCACCTTTTTTCTGAAAGAGTGGTAAAAATGCTCTTTCAGCTCTCAATTCGATAACGGCTCTACACCGGCTCCCACTACTTTTGGGTTCATGGGGGCTGCTCCAGGGCGACATTCCGGGACTTCTGCTTAGGAAATCTTTCAGCTGGTGATTTCCCTCTCTAAAAGCGTTCATCGTCGTACTCTTCCCTATCCAAGCATTTAAATCTTTATGTACTCATAATAGTATCCGAAAAGAAAACTTTTCGTCAATCATTATTCACCTATTTTTAAAAAAATATTCGATTTCATCATGAAGTTTGTTTTCTTGAGCAATTCACCCATCAGCCTAAAGAAACATAAATTAATAATAAATGTCCGGGAGGTGAAAAAATGAGGAGAAAATACAATCCATATATGCTTCCTCCTTGGCTGAGGACTTTTCGCGGGGTATGTAAGCAATTCATCCTCCCCTTTACCATTTTCCAGGCCGTCCGGACGGTGCTGCTTCCAACGACCTTCGATGTCCTGCTTCTCGCAGTCTTTGCACTCCTTGCACTCGCTTTCTATTTAGAGTGGATATAAGAAAAGTGAGCCCACTGCTTCAGATGGGCTCACTTTTCTGTTTAGGAAGGAGGCGATTCTTTTGCCTCTTTTTTCTTTCTTTCCAATTCATCCATCCTCATGACGACATACTCCGTATTTTTGAGCAGCCAATATTGTTTCTGGAGGCGTTTCACCATTTTTTGTTCTTTTCGTTTATTGCCTTTGAGGTGATATTTTTCCACCACCCTGAAAATGGGGCCTGGGTGTGCCAGGTAGCTCATGAACAGCAGCATTTCCTCTTCCTTGAAAGAAAAGTGCTGAAAATAGGTGTACAGCCATTCGACGCAGTCCTCAAATTGCCTTGGATAGGTTTTTAAGGTCCGGGACAAGAAGGGCAGCAGGTCATGAAAGGCCGGGGCCGTTTTGGAATGTTCGAAATTTGTGAAGTATCCGTAGCCCCTGTCATCATACAAAAAATGCTCCGTCGAAATTTTCCCATGAACGATGACGGTTCTTGCTTTCTTGTTATCTTTACTTGTTTCATACCATTCTTCCAGCTTTTTGATGGCAAAATTGAGAGCTTGATGCATATCGTGAAAATACGAGCAGAATAGAAGCTGGAAAGGAGACATGTAGGCTTCCTTCTCGCACCGTTCAACAAACTCCTCAAGGAATTCCTTTTGCCTCTCCCATTCTTCCATTGTATTTTCATAATGTTCTTTCCGGTCATCTTCTCCAAGGGAGATATCTTTTGAAGAGATGGTGTGCATCCTTGCCAATTCCCGAAATAGTTTTTGATGCCTTTCGAATCGATCCTCTTTTTCTTCGTTAGAGAGCCATGGCATCAAATAATACAAGTATCCCCCATCCAGAACCCCATAGCGGCCATCCATAGTGGGATAGATGGGTACAATATGATAATATCCCCTCTGATAGAGGGTCTGGACATTCCTGACAAAGTCCACCCCGTTCTGCGGGATGATTCTCTTGAGTGCAAAGACGCCTTTTGTGGAGTAAATTTTATAGACGCTTCCTTTGCCTTCAACAAAATGAGCCTCAACCCCATATTGGGAAAGAATCGTTTTCGTTTCATTGTACAGGTTTTCTGACATGCCATCACCTGCTTTTAATTAGGGGCCATACACTACCCTTGTATTCATCAATAAAGCAGAGCAAGGTGGATTTGCACCCTGCTCATTTGATTCCTTTTCTATTACTTTTTATAGGCGTATTCATTTGAGATGTAGAGCACCTGGCCTTCATAGACATCCTGGCTCATTTCCAAGCTGTTCACTCTCAACAGCTGCTGAACACTGACATCATATCTTTCAGCAATTGAATCGAGCGTGTCTCCATTCTGTACAATGCAAACCTTTAATTTTGCTGATCTCTCTTCTTCTTTACGGGCAAAGAAATCGGTCAATGAAATACCTTGGTTCTTTTTCTTCTTTGCCTTTTTATTATCTTCCCCTTTTTTCGCAGCGGGTTGAGCTTCCTGTTCCTCATGCTCTTCCTCTGCTGCTTCATTCGCATTTTCATACGGATGCGCATTTTGTGGAGAGGATTGGGCCGTTTCCTGTTCTTTATCCTTATACATATCATAAGGCTCATAACCGGAAGAAGAACTGCTTGATGATTCTTCTGCCTCAGGCATCTGGAATACCGGATTTCCGGAATATTCTTCTGCAAATCGATTATACTGCGGCAGGGTCGGAAGTTTGTTCAGATCATATTGAACCTGAACAGGCACTTCTTCTTCCTCCTGCGGCTGTTTTCTTGCCTGTGCTGCAAACGGTGAATAGAAGCTGTCTTCTTCTTCCTGCTCCTCTTCTTCCTGCTGATGGTAGAAAAATGGTTCGTTGACCGTTTCTGCTTCTTCGGTTTCTTCTAAAACAGCTGATTCCCGATACAGAGGCTCATATTCAACAGTTTCAGCTTCAGGTTCCGTTTTCGTTTGCTGCTCTCCGTATATTCCGGAGATGATTAAGTCTGCCGAAAGTCTCAGGCAGCTTTTTTCAGGGAGGATATAATCGAAAGTCTCCACCGTCACATCAATCTTTTCAAGATTTTCAATCCGATTTTTCGGGATGGTGATATCAACCGGGAAACGATGTTTAAAACCGCTTGGCCCTTCTTCCCTGACCTCGACTTCATGCATGAATTTGCCGGACTGTACTTCGTCCTCATCAGCTTCTGCTGCTGCATCCGCTGTATATTCCCCGCTCAGTTCCAGGTTTCCTCTAATCAGCACATACTGCTCTTGTTCTTGAATTGAAATATACGGATCCAAAGAGATGGATACCAATTCACTTACTTCCTGTCCTTTTTTGAACCAAACAGACTCTTCAAGTGAAAATCGCAAATACGATTTTTGGCTATCAGACAAAACGGACTCCTCCTTTCAAAATCCCCTGCAAATAAATTCATTATGTCTGTATACACTCTATGAGAAATGCATTAAAAATATGAATAAATAAAAAAACCACCCTTAAAAAAGGGATGGTTTTGTAATTGATTATTTTTTCAGTTTGCTGAAGGCTTTTTCTGCTGCCTCAATAGTCTTTTCGATATCCTCGCTGCTGTGGGCGCTTGATAGGAATAATCCTTCAAACTGGGACGGAGGAAGGAAGACGCCTTGATCAGCCATTTCTTTGTAGTAATCTGCAAACAATTGCAAATCGGATGTTTTTGCCGTTTCGTAATCCTTCACTGTTTCATTAGTGAAGAAGATTCCGATCATGGAGCCTGCACGATTGATCGTATGAGGAATGCCGTGCTTTTCTGCCGCTGCATGGAGTCCTTCCTCTAGACGATCCGCTTTTCTTCCGAATTCTTCATATGTTTCAGGGGTCAACTGGCTCAATGTTTCAAAGCCGGCAGTCATTGCCAATGGATTTCCGGATAATGTCCCGGCCTGATAGATAGGACCGCTTGGAGCGATTCTCTCCATGATTTCAGCTTTCCCGCCATATGCTCCGACAGGAAGACCCCCACCGATGACTTTTCCTAGACATGTAAGATCTGGTGTCACATCGAAGTAGCCTTGGGCACAGTTGTAGCCGACACGGAATCCGGTCATGACTTCATCGAAAATCAACAGCGTTCCGTATTCTTCAGTTATTTCCCGAAGTCCTTCAAGGAAGCCTGGAAGAGGAGGGACGACACCCATGTTTCCGGCAACAGGTTCAACGATGACGCCTGCAAGGTCTTCACCGAACTCTTTAAAGGCATAGCGGACGCTCTCTAAGTCGTTATATGGGACCGTAATGGTGTTTTTTGCTACACCTTCAGGCACACCCGGGCTGTCAGGCAATCCGAGGGTGGCAACGCCTGAACCTGCTTTGATGAGAAGGGAATCGCCATGGCCGTGGTAGCAGCCTTCGAACTTTAATATTTTATTGCGTCCTGTGTATCCCCTTGCCAAACGTAGGGCGCTCATGGTTGCTTCCGTTCCTGATGAAACCATGCGGATCACTTCAATGGATGGGACCCGATCCCGCACAAGCTTAGCCAATTCATTCTCGATCAATGTTGGTGCACCGAAGCTCGTCCCCTGTTCTGCTACTTTCTTGATGCTTTCGACCACTCGGTCATTGGCATGGCCTAAAATCAGCGGCCCCCAGGATAAGACGTAGTCGATATATTCATTTCCATCGATATCATAAATCTTGGAGCCTTTCCCTTCCTTCATGAAAATCGGATCCATATTCACCGATTTAAAAGCCCTCACCGGACTGTTCACCCCACCCGGCATGAGCGATTTCGCTTCACTGAATGCTGCTTTTGACTTTTCATAAGAGCGCATAATTGACCCTTCCTTTCTAAACAGTCCGAGATTTTCCATTCTGGATTTTTCCCGGCTTACAATTAACCTCGAAAAAATCAGCGATTACTTTTCATTCAGCCAATTCGCAACATCTTTGGCATGGTAGGTAATCAATAGATCGGCACCTGCACGTTTCATCGCAATCAGCTTCTCCATGACAACGCCT from Falsibacillus pallidus encodes the following:
- the ysxE gene encoding spore coat protein YsxE; translation: MSENLYNETKTILSQYGVEAHFVEGKGSVYKIYSTKGVFALKRIIPQNGVDFVRNVQTLYQRGYYHIVPIYPTMDGRYGVLDGGYLYYLMPWLSNEEKEDRFERHQKLFRELARMHTISSKDISLGEDDRKEHYENTMEEWERQKEFLEEFVERCEKEAYMSPFQLLFCSYFHDMHQALNFAIKKLEEWYETSKDNKKARTVIVHGKISTEHFLYDDRGYGYFTNFEHSKTAPAFHDLLPFLSRTLKTYPRQFEDCVEWLYTYFQHFSFKEEEMLLFMSYLAHPGPIFRVVEKYHLKGNKRKEQKMVKRLQKQYWLLKNTEYVVMRMDELERKKKEAKESPPS
- a CDS encoding valine--tRNA ligase → METREISMPTKYDPQSIEKGRYQWWLDGKFFEAKNDLDKEPYTIVIPPPNVTGKLHLGHAWDTTLQDILTRMKRMQGYDVLWLPGMDHAGIATQAKVEEKLRSQGTTRYDLGREKFVEETWKWKEEYAGFIRKQWGKLGLGLDYSRERFTLDEGLSKAVQEVFVTLYKKGLIYRGEYIINWDPATKTALSDIEVIHKDVQGAFYHMRYPLADGSGHIEIATTRPETMLGDTAVAVHPEDDRYKHLIGKTVILPITGREIPIVGDDYVDMEFGSGAVKITPAHDPNDFEIGNRHNLARILVMNEDGSMNDLAGKYKGMDRFDCRKQIVKDLQEDGVLFKIEDHMHSVGHSERSGAVVEPYLSTQWFVKMKPLAEEAVKLQESEEKVNFVPDRFEKTYLHWMENIHDWCISRQLWWGHRIPAWYHKETGEVHVDHEPPADIENWEQDNDVLDTWFSSALWPFSTMGWPETESLDYQRYYPTNCLVTGYDIIFFWVSRMIFQGLEFTDKRPFKDVLIHGLVRDEQGRKMSKSLGNGVDPMDVIEKYGADSLRYFLSTGGAPGQDLRFSFEKVESVWNFANKIWNASRFALMNMDGMTYDEIDLSGKKSVADEWILTRLNETIENVTKLADKYEFGEVGRLLYNFIWDDFCDWYIEMSKLPLNGDDEEAKKTTRSILAYVLDQTMRLLHPFMPFITEEIWQNLPHNGESITTASWPVVEKSFHNEEAANDMKLLVEIIRAVRNIRSEVNTPMSKKIKLIIKAKDENILTKLQKNEGYITRFCNPDELVLALDVETPDKAMTAVVTGAELILPLEGLINIDEEIKRLEKEWDKWNKEVERVQNKLGNERFISKAPQKVVDEEKAKEKDYLEKRTTVENRIKELKGE
- the spoVID gene encoding stage VI sporulation protein D: MSDSQKSYLRFSLEESVWFKKGQEVSELVSISLDPYISIQEQEQYVLIRGNLELSGEYTADAAAEADEDEVQSGKFMHEVEVREEGPSGFKHRFPVDITIPKNRIENLEKIDVTVETFDYILPEKSCLRLSADLIISGIYGEQQTKTEPEAETVEYEPLYRESAVLEETEEAETVNEPFFYHQQEEEEQEEEDSFYSPFAAQARKQPQEEEEVPVQVQYDLNKLPTLPQYNRFAEEYSGNPVFQMPEAEESSSSSSSGYEPYDMYKDKEQETAQSSPQNAHPYENANEAAEEEHEEQEAQPAAKKGEDNKKAKKKKNQGISLTDFFARKEEERSAKLKVCIVQNGDTLDSIAERYDVSVQQLLRVNSLEMSQDVYEGQVLYISNEYAYKK
- the hemL gene encoding glutamate-1-semialdehyde 2,1-aminomutase, yielding MRSYEKSKAAFSEAKSLMPGGVNSPVRAFKSVNMDPIFMKEGKGSKIYDIDGNEYIDYVLSWGPLILGHANDRVVESIKKVAEQGTSFGAPTLIENELAKLVRDRVPSIEVIRMVSSGTEATMSALRLARGYTGRNKILKFEGCYHGHGDSLLIKAGSGVATLGLPDSPGVPEGVAKNTITVPYNDLESVRYAFKEFGEDLAGVIVEPVAGNMGVVPPLPGFLEGLREITEEYGTLLIFDEVMTGFRVGYNCAQGYFDVTPDLTCLGKVIGGGLPVGAYGGKAEIMERIAPSGPIYQAGTLSGNPLAMTAGFETLSQLTPETYEEFGRKADRLEEGLHAAAEKHGIPHTINRAGSMIGIFFTNETVKDYETAKTSDLQLFADYYKEMADQGVFLPPSQFEGLFLSSAHSSEDIEKTIEAAEKAFSKLKK